In Brettanomyces bruxellensis chromosome 8, complete sequence, a genomic segment contains:
- the ARC18 gene encoding subunit of the Arp2/3 complex (BUSCO:EOG09264S3E), which yields MPAYHSTFLVDGANSREVGDFAVLPLKTKFKGPSLPCDSEYDIIDEILDLFRANTFFKNFQIKGPADRTLIYGILFVSQCLNKLNIRMSKSESVRVLLNLASEDFAIPGDIGFPLNSLYQAPKDRNESIFFRQYLTQFRQELAMRLIERLYGKDELKPNKFWMAFSRKKFMNKSL from the coding sequence ATGCCAGCCTACCATTCTACGTTTCTCGTTGATGGTGCAAACTCCAGGGAAGTGGGAGACTTTGCCGTCTTGCCATTAAAAACCAAATTTAAAGGTCCTTCGTTACCATGTGATTCAGAATACGATATTATTGATGAGATATTGGATCTATTCAGAGCAAATACATTCTTCaagaattttcaaattaaGGGTCCAGCGGACCGTACATTAATCTATGGTATCTTGTTTGTGTCTCAGTGTTTGAATAAGCTTAATATACGGATGTCAAAGTCTGAATCTGTCAGGGTATTATTGAATCTTGCATCGGAAGACTTTGCCATTCCTGGGGACATCGGTTTCCCACTCAATTCGTTGTACCAGGCTCCAAAGGACAGAAATGAGTCTATCTTTTTCAGACAGTATCTTACGCAATTCAGGCAGGAGCTTGCAATGAGATTGATTGAAAGGTTATACGGTAAGGATGAACTTAAGCCAAATAAGTTTTGGATGGCGTTCagtagaaagaaatttatgaATAAGTCACTTTAA